A genomic region of Maniola hyperantus chromosome 5, iAphHyp1.2, whole genome shotgun sequence contains the following coding sequences:
- the LOC117982546 gene encoding keratin-associated protein 16-1-like — MTCTHIISVLSLVVSSAIAAELTCGRNEVIDDCPADCPYDYCPKDEHQDKLSCPKPKDCPPAKCKCGFNYRMSENGTCIPTTECPPFECPRQNEVFQSCPSYCPSDDCSQASVLGGCPYWLLIVVNCSPQCKCIDHYWRNDGACVPYEECPTCGSCGPNEVEREKADCTSDCCPEPAGQPSTCPDPSASACKCDILYLRAANGTCIRGRDCPPIPCGSNEQFDPCPVCSEQCSNASPDGRRCRTVGRIGVTVICRPACRCIENYWRDEDSNECVPYDECPICGPNEVERDQTDRTSDCCPEPAGQPSACPDPSASACKCDFNSLRAANGTCIRSSHCPPIPCGENEIFDSCPVTSSPFCSEQCSRAWPDGRRCRVVGRIGITVPCRPACRCIDNFWRSNKNKCVPYDKCCNVQHVQTCRLGQTKYPTASRHDGNKLQAVSRSSIQRNCGS, encoded by the exons ATGACGTGCACACACATTATTAGTGTTTTATCACTTGTAGTTAGTTCTGCTATAGCAG CGGAGTTAACATGCGGTAGAAACGAAGTAATCGACGACTGTCCAGCAGACTGCCCCTACGACTATTGTCCTAAAGATGAACACCAGGACAAATTGTCGTGCCCAAAGCCGAAGGACTGTCCACCAGCGAAGTGCAAGTGCGGCTTTAATTACAGAATGTCTGAAAATGGCACTTGCATCCCTACAACTGAGTGTC CTCCCTTCGAATGTCCCCGTCAAAACGAAGTGTTCCAGTCATGTCCTTCGTACTGCCCATCGGATGATTGCAGCCAGGCATCTGTTTTGGGAGGGTGTCCTTACTGGCTATTGATAGTCGTGAACTGTAGTCCACAGTGCAAGTGTATTGACCATTACTGGAGGAACGATGGAGCTTGTGTTCCGTATGAGGAATGCC CAACTTGTGGAAGCTGTGGGCCAAATGAAGTAGAAAGAGAAAAGGCAGACTGCACGTCTGACTGCTGCCCCGAGCCAGCGGGCCAGCCCTCCACCTGCCCTGACCCCTCTGCGTCGGCTTGCAAATGCGATATTCTGTATCTGAGAGCTGCAAATGGAACGTGTATAAGGGGCAGAGATTGCC CTCCCATTCCGTGCGGTTCAAACGAACAGTTTGATCCCTGCCCGGTCTGTTCAGAGCAATGTTCTAATGCGTCACCTGATGGGCGGCGTTGCAGAACTGTGGGCAGAATAGGAGTCACTGTGATATGCCGACCGGCGTGCCGCTGCATCGAAAACTACTGGAGGGACGAGGATAGTAATGAATGCGTGCCTTACGATGAGTGCC CTATTTGTGGACCTAATGAAGTAGAAAGAGACCAGACCGACCGAACGTCCGACTGCTGCCCCGAGCCCGCGGGCCAGCCCTCCGCCTGCCCTGACCCCTCTGCGTCGGCTTGCAAATGCGATTTTAACTCTCTGAGAGCTGCTAATGGGACATGTATAAGGAGTAGTCATTGCC CTCCCATTCCGTGCGGTGAAAACGAAATATTTGACTCATGTCCGGTCACTAGCAGCCCATTCTGTTCAGAGCAATGTTCCAGAGCGTGGCCTGATGGACGTCGTTGCAGAGTTGTGGGTCGAATAGGCATCACGGTGCCATGCCGACCGGCGTGCCGCTGCATCGATAACTTCTGGAGGAGCAACAAAAATAAATGCGTGCCATATGATAAGTGCTGTAAT GTACAACATGTACAAACATGTAGGCTGGGACAAACAAAATACCCGACAGCATCGCGGCACGACGGCAACAAGTTGCAAGCGGTTTCTAGAAGTTCAATACAAAGGAACTGTGGTTCCTAG
- the LOC117982545 gene encoding uncharacterized protein yields the protein MKVTNYNYHSQPSIKQQPLNPEKETRLDLQGKSLENINSLTSTSLGSPPERQLPSVTNLKLDEDKFNSLPKRVINKAKELYSLHASAKNLKRYMVVHTDGTVEHIDNLEMIADKYPNYITIESTDLEKYAQTNKKKMPASIFENQSGVSSTNAHHSAVPLTKQKAKDFFPEKSKNKDAVVIKPNQNAELSEHSPVKETISRVPLKAFSSDSTPKQDLTKKIPTQTHMPQENSENNDLSRPLQNITTVPPKEINFKDEDKNNNKTPSSWIPINSKEDETDNNNIASCSPDSPISENIDYSGVWFQDRNFWDKLQNGTHNILYFFFVPPSPQVKKETKITIYPNGTQVEEITEIVDDEDGIPQALKTTKVMHAMEDTNT from the exons aTGAAAGTAACCAATTATAATTATCATAGTCAACCGAGCATTAAACAACAACCCTTGAATCCAGAAAAAGAAACCAGGTTAGACTTACAAGGAAAATCTTTGGAGAATATAAATTCATTAACAAGCACTTCACTGGGAAGTCCTCCGGAGCGACAATTGCCCTCAGTAACAAATTTGAAATTGGATGAAG ATAAGTTTAATTCTTTACCAAAACGCGTTATAAATAAAGCAAAAGAACTGTACAGTCTTCACGCATctgctaaaaatttaaaacggtACATGGTAGTACACACTGACGGAACAGTTGAGCATATTGATAACTTGGAGATGATTGCTGACAAGTATCCTAATTATATTACGATCGAATCTACGGATTTAGAAAAATATGctcaaacaaataaaaaaaaaatgcctgcATCGATATTTGAAAACCAATCAGGTGTTTCATCTACAAATGCACATCATTCAGCAGTTCCATTAACTAAACAAAAAGCGAAAGATTTTTTtccggaaaaatcaaaaaataaagaTGCAGTTGTAATAAAACCTAATCAAAATGCAGAATTGTCTGAACACTCCCCTGTAAAAGAAACGATATCAAGAGTACCACTCAAAGCGTTTTCATCAGATAGCACACCGAAGCAAGATCTAACAAAAAAGATACCTACTCAAACGCACATGCCACAGGAAAACTCAGAGAACAATGATTTAAGCAGACCTTTGCAAAATATTACAACTGTTCCGCCAAAAGAGATAAATTTTAAGGacgaagataaaaataataataaaactccaTCTAGTTGGATCCCAATAAATAGTAAGGAAGATGAAACAGACAATAATAATATCGCATCAT GCTCGCCAGACTCTCCAATTTCGGAAAACATTGACTATTCTGGGGTTTGGTTTCAAGATAGAAACTTTTGGGATAAACTGCAAAATGGCACACATAATATCCTTTACTTTTTCTTTGTCCCACCGTCGCCACAGGTAAAAAAGGAGACCAAGATTACAATATACCCTAATGGCACTCAAGTTGAAGAAATAACCGAAATAGTTGATGATGAAG ACGGAATTCCTCAAGCATTGAAGACAACGAAAGTAATGCACGCAATGGAAGACACAAACACGTAA